A single genomic interval of Corylus avellana chromosome ca10, CavTom2PMs-1.0 harbors:
- the LOC132162956 gene encoding uncharacterized mitochondrial protein AtMg00810-like has product MSIDVKLLADLTGKSVEETLYRSMIRSLMYLTVIRSDISFSVGVCARFQANPKESHLTVVKRIICYVNGIVNYGIWYSRNTNLNLAGYSDADWAGCANDRKSTLGGCFYVGTTLVAWLSKKQNFISFSTVEAEYIAA; this is encoded by the coding sequence ATGAGCATTGATGTAAAACTTTTAGCAGATCTCACTGGAAAAAGTGTTGAGGAAACACTTTACAGAAGTATGATAAGAAGTCTTATGTACCTCACTGTAATCAGATCTGACATCTCCTTCAGTGTTGGTGTGTGTGCTCGGTTTCAAGCCAATCCTAAGGAATCACATTTAACTGTTGTCAAACGCATCATCTGTTATGTTAATGGTATTGTGAATTATGGGATTTGGTATTCCAGGAACACCAACCTAAACTTGGCAGGTTACTCTGATGCTGACTGGGCGGGTTGTGCTAATGATAGAAAGAGTACCTTAGGTGGATGCTTTTATGTGGGAACCACTCTGGTGGCTTGGCTAAGCAAGAAACAAAACTTTATATCTTTCTCCACAGTAGAAGCTGAGTACATTGCTGCTTGA